A region from the Neomonachus schauinslandi chromosome 2, ASM220157v2, whole genome shotgun sequence genome encodes:
- the LOC110573124 gene encoding arylamine N-acetyltransferase 1 yields the protein MDIEAYFERIGYRNSRKKVDLETLTDILQHQIRTIPFENLNIHCGEAMELGLEPIFDQVVRKNRGGWCLQVNHLLYWALTTIGFETTMLGGYVYSTPASKYSNAMIHLLLKVTTDSRNYIVDAGFGRSYQMWQPLELISGKDQPQVPCIFHLTEDKGIWYLDQIRRDQYIPNQEFLNSDLLEKNKYRKIYSFTLEPRTIEDFESVNTYLQMSPTSVFTSKSFCSLQTSEGVHCLVGCTLTYRKFNFKDNMDLIEFKILNEEEVEKKLKNIFNISLERKLVPKHGDQFFTI from the coding sequence ATGGACATTGAAgcatattttgaaagaattgGTTATAGGAACTCTAGGAAGAAAGTGGACTTGGAAACATTAACTGACATTCTTCAGCACCAAATTCGAACCATTCCCTTTGAGAACCTTAACATCCATTGTGGGGAAGCCATGGAATTGGGCTTGGAGCCCATTTTTGATCAAGTTGTGAGGAAGAACCGTGGTGGGTGGTGTCTCCAGGTCAATCATCTTCTGTACTGGGCTCTGACCACAATCGGTTTTGAGACCACAATGTTAGGAGGGTATGTTTACAGTACTCCAGCCAGCAAATATAGCAATGCTATGATTCACCTTCTCCTGAAGGTGACTACTGATAGCAGGAATTACATAGTAGATGCTGGGTTTGGACGCTCTTACCAGATGTGGCAGCCTCTGGAGTTAATTTCTGGGAAGGATCAGCCTCAGGTGCCTTGCATCTTCCACTTGACAGAAGACAAAGGAATCTGGTACTTGGaccaaatcagaagagaccagtACATTCCAAACCAAGAGTTTCTTAATTCTGATCtcctagaaaagaacaaataCCGAAAAATATACTCCTTTACTCTTGAACCTCGAACAATTGAAGATTTTGAGTCTGTGAATACATACCTTCAGATGTCTCCAACATCTGTGTTTACAAGCAAGTCATTCTGTTCCTTGCAGACCTCTGAAGGGGTTCACTGTTTAGTGGGCTGCACCCTTACCTATAGGAAATTCAATTTTAAGGATAATATGGATTTGATAGAGTTTAAAATACTGAatgaggaagaagtagaaaaaaagctgaaaaatatatttaatatttccttgGAGAGAAAACTTGTGCCCAAACATGGTGATCAGTTTTTTACCATTTAG